In Rattus rattus isolate New Zealand chromosome 9, Rrattus_CSIRO_v1, whole genome shotgun sequence, a genomic segment contains:
- the C9H17orf50 gene encoding uncharacterized protein C17orf50 homolog gives MELDGSEVTCLESLARKLKRVGTRPQSGSLGLRCPLAGVKTPLWRKEVEDPEAREEELEDDSSSSSSSSSVEEKSDPESAITGEPEEDTRDADEREARSVSYSPLRQESSSQQVALLRRSDSSFWGWLSPFALLGSLAAPADRKRGAPEEPCVLETRRRPPRHGGCARCEILFCKKCKTLHSHPAYVEHCIFEHPDLGMAEAAGSSELIYSQPLRPQCSKLFYL, from the exons ATGGAACTTGATGGAAGCGAAGTGACTTGCTTGGAATCCTTAGCAAGGAAGCTCAAGAGGGTGGGAACTCGGCCACAGTCCGGGAGTCTGGGACTCCGATGCCCTTTAGCAG GCGTGAAGACCCCTTTgtggaggaaggaggtggaggatcctgaggccagggaggaggaactggaggaCGATTCTTCGTCGTCGTCCTCGTCGTCGTCGGTGGAGGAGAAGTCGGACCCTGAGAGCGCGATAACTGGAGAGCCGGAGGAGGACACCCGAGACGCGGATGAGCGCGAGGCCCGCTCCGTGTCCTACAGTCCGCTGCGCCAGGAGTccagcagccagcaggtggcgctgcTGCGACGCTCGGACAGCAGCTTCTGGGGCTGGCTCAGCCCGTTCGCTCTGCTAGGTAGCCTGGCGGCCCCCGCGGACAG GAAGCGGGGTGCCCCGGAGGAACCGTGCGTGTTGGAGACGCGGCGGCGGCCACCGCGCCACGGAGGCTGTGCGCGCTGTGAGATCCTTTTCTGCAAGAAATGCAAGACCCTGCACAGCCACCCGGCCTACGTGGAGCACTGTATTTTTGAGCACCCTGATCTGGGTATGGCGGAGGCCGCCGGCAGCTCTGAGCTCATATACTCCCAGCCTCTGCGCCCGCAATGCTCCAAACTCTTCTATCTCTAA